In Tachysurus fulvidraco isolate hzauxx_2018 chromosome 1, HZAU_PFXX_2.0, whole genome shotgun sequence, a single window of DNA contains:
- the c1h20orf27 gene encoding UPF0687 protein C20orf27 homolog yields the protein MATAKKASSKVGGIRFAEANADSAAHSHVHFDEKLHDSVVMVIPESDGNFLVKVGFLKTQHRYEIVFTLPELPGLGKDMCPAPVPNPYLQIKDLTSAPCGGLKVTCEYVAHKEGVLCEEMLIVSETKEDVCLKVKVHARVMDRHHGTPMLLEGVRCVGAELEYDSEQSDWQGFD from the exons ATGGCAACTGCCAAAAAAG CTTCCTCTAAGGTGGGAGGCATTCGCTTTGCTGAAGCCAATGCTGATTCTGCTGCTCACTCCCACGTGCACTTTGATGAGAAGCTACATGATTCTGTTGTCATGGTGATTCCTGAGTCTGATGGGAACTTCTTGGTTAAG GTGGGCTTCTTGAAGACTCAACACAGGTATGAAATTGTCTTCACACTTCCAGAACTCCCAGGACTTGGGAAAGATATGTGTCCAGCTCCTGTGCCCAACCCATACCTTCAGATAAAAGATCTTACTTCTGCTCCTTGTG GAGGTTTAAAAGTGACTTGTGAATATGTGGCTCACAAGGAGGGGGTGCTGTGTGAGGAGATGCTAATAGTCAGTGAAACCAAAGAGGATGTGTGTCTGAAGGTGAAAGTTCATGCCCGTGTTATGG ATCGACATCATGGGACACCGATGTTGTTAGAAGGGGTACGGTGTGTTGGAGCTGAGCTTGAGTATGACTCAGAACAAAGTGATTGGCAAGGATTCGACTAA